From the genome of Saccharomyces kudriavzevii IFO 1802 strain IFO1802 genome assembly, chromosome: 16:
TTTTGAGGTATTCGATAGCGATGTACGTTTTTGCCTTatgatttgttttttcgCCTTTGCGAATAGGCCGGGTGATGATCGTACCAGTTCAATTAATTACTGACATTTGTGGTATCAGGTGTTCGACCTTTTTGCAACTGTAGAACTCTGACCAAGCTCTGGCTGTATTTTCACTAGGtcctatttcttcttcgcaATTGAAATCAATTTAAGTTCTTTTGGAGCctagtttttttctttttctcttataGCTATCTGAAAGCAAACGTggttgagaaaaaaatggcatgCGTTGAAGGTGATCCTAATAAATCTCTTGAAAAGGTCAGCATAAAGTGTCTCTTCCAGGATTCGAGGTTCAAGCAGGACTCTAATCCCCATAGAAGGTTTGTAAGATTCCTGGGAAAGATCTTTAAGCGATCTGTTACGACTGAAACGGGAAACCACAGCAGggagttgaaaaagaaagagggCGTAACCTTGCTGCCACCCGTCCCAGAGTCATTATTACATAAACTTAGATTCAGGCTCGAGTCTTTTTACTTTCCCATTAAAAAAGCGCAAAAAGAATCAGAAATCGAAGAGTCCAAAATCGTAATCAATGAAAAGCAGGTTCGGGATTCAGTCTCCTGTTTTCCTGATGAGAATGGAGGAAGTGTTGTGTTCTGTTATCTGCCCGACCTTGTGTTGTACTATAGGCCACCAGTGAAAGTGACAGGAAGGTCATGCCCTATAAAGAGAAGCCCCTGGGACTCGATGGAGATCCAATATCAAAAGTTTATGCACCCCTTGGAAAGGTTAGAAAaacaatttgaagaagttccCTTTAGGCCCTGGTATTTCGCTATGCGGTTGAAGGAACTTTATAGGTGCTGTGAAAGGTCCTTAACTAACGCGGCAAATAGAGGTAAAACAAGGTTATTGCGGGGGAAAcagagaacaaaaaaatcgtACCATAAAACTGTCAATTTAGTCTCTATGAAGATTTCCACCCATTCAAATGCGTCATCGCACCGCTGAAagttaaaagaaaaatgtcattctatcattattataatTAAGTTATGTAGgacgtatatatatatatccGTTTTGTAATCTTCCTTCCGGTGTAAGAGAAGTAGAAAAAGTCGTAAGttcgtgaaaaaaatatggaaattttttcctgtGCTTCAGCTGTCCTGATAAAGCActgaaggaaaataaaaccCTCAGAGAAATAAAATGCAGTGAGGTATAAAGATGAGACCTGCTCAATAATCTGGTAACCATTTCTCGTTTGGGCCATCTGTtaaagtggaaaaattcatttgtAAGCATAATAGTCTATTTCTCAAAGTATCTTGTTGGAACTTACAGTCTTTGGAAGCACCCATGTCGTCGATGTCTGATTGGTAAGGCGTACTGTCCATCGAAGAACTTAGAAACgtgttattgttgttattgttggTATATTCATACTTTTCCATACTTCCATCGCTATTGTAAGTTGATGGGATATCACTTTCCGGCTcagcttcttcttgttcttcttcctgTTCTTGCTGCTGTTCTTTGCCAACAGCAAAATGTGATAAACCGTCCAGGTATAGATTTTCATTCCTTATGATATGTGCCATATACGCCTCGCTCGAGAAGGCTGGAACTTTAGATAAAGGACCCTCTCTCGTAAAGGAAGTGATAGAGGAGACTTCGGAAACCAAAGTTTTGATATCGATCCTTGTATATGGATTTAGTTGCAGGATTTTTACCAGCACTGTGAACAGCTCATCCGATATAGGGaggattttcttcaagacaTTGCTATCATTAGCAAAATGATGAAATGTGTTGTCCTCCTTTTGGTGAGCCTTCAACCATGGGTTTCTGATACAAGTTAGGTTGATGAGAATAATACCTAGAGACCAAATGTCTCCCGTATCCGTGGGCAGGCTTGAGCAGCATTCATCGACATGTATGCCGTTGGTGGTCGTGTTCAGACAGTACAATATTCTTTCCGGAGCCATGTAGTAAGAACTCCCCACGCATACATTTGGAGCCAAATATTTAGACTTCGTGGAAAGACCGAAATCGCATAAATACGCGTTATCGTTACGATCTAGCAGGACGTTTTCCGGTTTAATATCGCAATGATATATACCGAGGCGATGACAGTGGTCCAGTGCGGAGCAAAGTTGTAGAAAAACTTTCTTGATCAAGACACCGTCATTTGTAAAATGCTTGTGGTCCACTATCGAGGTGAAAAGGTCCCTGTCGTAATAGTCCATCACGATGAAGGTGGCAATGGATGACTCCAGAACTTGGTGGATTTTTACTATATTCCCGTGAGACTGTACTTTTAACTGAAAAGCAATCTCCCTGTAATGCGGTAGCCTGTTTAGTTCGTTTTCCGTCAATTGTAATATCGAATCCAGGTCGACTGAGGGTAAAAACAGTTTCTTCTGGAAactcttgaagaaatggtaCAGCTGTGTCTGTAGAAGGGTGGCTCTAGCCACTTGCGAGTTGTTGTTCAAGCCGTTCTTGTTGTAGAACTCGTCCATGGACGACGATTTGAAGACTGTCTTTATCGCATATTCACGGCTGGTCAGTATGTCCACCACATGGAAAACTAGCCCATACGCGCCTGACCCTATTTGGGACGTTATCCTGAAGTTGTTCAGCAAGCAGTCAGATAGCATTTGTACACAAACTCGTGTGTTCTTATTCGCCGTTTGCTTACAAAGAGCTCTTTTCACCCCAGAGCGGTTTAAGCCAAGAGTCCAAATTGCCAAATTACTAAATATATTTTgtagaatatataaaaacatGAATCTTAGGAATGTCCTTCCTGCTATGACAAGAGGGAAacaaaagcagaaaaaaaggaaagaaaatgctatATTCATCTCTTAgattttgtcttttttctctctttatCCCGTGCGCGCCAGCCCAGAAAACCCCGCAAGGACGAGATGCTCGGAACAATTATTGCACGTACTTTTCAGAGTCACCGATATCGTTAAGCTTTTCGGTAGGAACTGAAGGCCCTGCGAGCCCTGCTTACTGTGCCCTTTAGCTCGgatcgtttcttttttgcatTTGTCCCACGATTCTCGGTCCCCACAAGATCTGCTTGAGTGCCAGGCTAACGCGCTTTCTCCGACAGGATGAATGAGTTCCGGTTTCGTGAAGTACTAAAAGAGGCATTCCTCCGAGAAATGTCCCGAAAAACGTGGGCGCGCAGTGGAGAGACTGTCCCTTCACCTTGCATTTCTCGTTCGTGATTGGCTGCGTGCCGCCCGATGCCTAGAAAAGTAACATCGTGCGGTGCCTCTCCTTGTCCATATCACGCGCCTGAGCAAAACGTGTGAGGCACCCGAGGCTGGGCACTACGCCATCCTAGTGGCAAACCCGGGATGAGTGTCCCCTCCGGAAATACCTTTACCAAGCCTTCATGGGGGAGTTGTTCCGTCCACATAAGCAGTTTTTCCGGGGGTCGAGAACAGGTGACGTAAATGCGACAACATCACTCGTGTCAGAAAAGGGCTCCATACCTATATGCTTTTTAGAGCAACTAAGCGTGTCATTTAGGCACATGTCCATATACTAGAGTCTTCGCAGTGTGCTCCATGGTACGATTGGCAGGTCCGGCGCAGCCTATTATCCGGCGGTCGTGCATTCCATGCTAGGATAGACCAAGACTGCAAGCAGTCTTGGCTGCCAGTTCTGAGGGTCCATCATcgtttattatttttcttttctaaattGGCCAAGACGCTGCACTTCACTGCCATGAGAATGGCCTAAGGAAACATGTGGCGTGAAAGGAAACTAAagatggaagaaaaaaaaaaaaggaaagggaaaaaggaaaaaagtgatAAACCAGTCACTCAATCTTTACAGTACAGTGTGCCAGAAAGGAAGGGGAAAATAGTGCAAAGAACACGCGGGTCACCAGGTAGCATGTCTTTTCCGTCCATCTTATCGCAGGATATCACAGATGATATTACACCACCAGCAAATTCCTCTGCGTTAGGCTCAAGAGAACAGCTTGTTTTCAGGGCTTATCAGAATGAACCTTGGCTGGCTGGCATAGCTCAAAATCTTATCTTAGACAAAAAACTAATCGTCGTAGATAGAGAACTGCTATTCCAGGTGCTGATGGTGGAGAATATCACCAAATCCAAGCTGACACTGATCGATGACATAAAGACCAGGTTGAATCCGAGAAACCAGAAGGTGGACAGACTACGATCAGGGCCGCAAGTGAACAGCGCCAAGAAATACGAGGTCATCACTCAGGTGAATATGGAGGATGAAGGGAACGGAAGTGACAACAATCGCGCCagcaataacaacaataatgacaGCACTGCCAAGAACAAGGCGGTGTTCAAGTTGACGCTGCAGAATAAATCAGGTGATGTCTTCTTTGCAATCAACTCCACTCCAATATCTTGGAGCTCCTGCACGCTGGGCTCCAAGATTGTGATATTACCGGGAACCGTGTTTAGCAGAGGCGTTTTCATATTGAAGGACTCTCAAGTCATTTTTCTCGGCGGCATTAACAGAGTTTGGAACGAAAATAGAGATCAGAAACTTTGTGATTATTTGGAATCTAAACTACGGCGCGACAAACAATTCGTGAATGGCGGTCCcaggaaaaggaaagccAATGATTAGTGCATGCCCCTCTCTCTTccccttctttttttgaagggtATTCTACACcttatgtatatattaaGTATTACATTTTTTGTCGCATTTTTTGTATCTATACTCAATGATATATCACGCTTAATCCAGCAACATTTCCCATAGCTCGTCAGTTTCCTTGAAGTCATGATGGACAATGGAGACAAGACAGTAATCCCTATGTACTTGTCTCAAAAGAATGTTGGCCGGggtatttcttgaaaacaACTTGGCCCATTCGGACCAGATACTGAACGCTTCATCTCTCCACGCCTTGAACGACTCTTCCTCGATGATAGTGGTCTGTTTCACTTGGCTGTTGGGAAAAACACCCCATGTCACCACACTAGAACTATGTGGATCCAGGTTCGTTTCGAATGAGCCAGATGAATCTCCCGCGTAGTAGCTGAATTTCCGACGTCCATAATGGTCTAACTTGGGTTTCAACGTGGCTTCCCACTGCTGCCTATGAATGAACATCTCAACAAACGCTTTTTGGTATAATCTCCCCTTCGCGGGCCCCCAACCGAATATCTTGTCACTGCTTAACGTGGCATTCGTGGCTGGTTGGGACGCCAACGTCAAATATCCGCGATAGTTCAATTGAATTAGTTCTTCCTGAATCAATGCCGTTTCCGCTGATAAACCCAAGTCAGACCATGGAATCGCATCGGTTGAACcttccaaatattttataaAGATATCTTTGAGATCTCCGATTGTCCTTGGCGTCCCCCACAATTCAAGTGCTCTGTTTTTACTAACTTTGATGGATGGCCCATAACCATCGATTTCACCATATGCAGGAGATCTGGAGTCACCAAATCTACCGTTGGGGAACTCATCCCAAGTGGCATCACGGCCCAAAGTCCCGTGACCCTTAGAAATAGATATTAATGCCTTTTTAGATGGCATAGAACCATTCTCGTTGTTGTAACGTAGGCCCTTTTCAGTGACAATAGCTCTATTGAAAATCAGCTTGGCAGAATCAAGACTGGAGtgtcttcttctcttcctGTTTGCAGCGGTATCTTCGTTTGAGTCATCTAATACAATATCCCCATCAGCGTCCTCTATCGGTACGTTCTCTATACTCCTTATTTCCCCACCCGTTTcatcttctccttcttcttcgctTGATTCATTCACGATATGCGATAAGACAAAGGACTGTGAAACGATTTGAGCAATGGCTTTTTCCAGATTCAAGGTGTAGAAATGAAACCCTTTGATTCTACCCGATGTTCTTTGATATATTTCTTGGACTAATTCAATAAGAATATCCACTCCAATAGACTTTACAGCATTGTCATCCGATTGGATTTCTGGGGGGAACCTGTTCAATATGGAAGGTGGAATGGATGCATGTGACAATTTTGCAGCTCTGTGAAATAACAGATAAGAGTTGATGGGCATCAACCCAGGGAACAGAGGTAAATCTTGCGAAATTTGTTCGCGAAACAACGTCTCAAAAGTCAAGAATTTCTCAACATCGTAAAACAGTTGCGTAATTACAAAATCTGCCCCGGCCACAAccttctctttcaaatatacCAGATCCTTCGATGGATCCTGCTCGTTGCCTTCTGCCTCTCCTTCACAATGACCTTCTGGATAGGCTGCGACCCCCACACAAAATTTGTCCCCATGCCTTTGTTTAATATAACGAACTAAGTCGACCGCATATTTAAAAGGTGACTCGTTTGACTGAGAATCCAACCAATCTTCTCCAATAGGCGGATCGCCGCGAAGAGCCAGAATATTTCTGACTCCTGCAGCATAGCATCTGTCTAGCGCATCATCAATGATGGTTTTGTCAGTGTTTGTGCAAGTTAAATGCATACAAACTGGTATACTTAATGTCTGCTGTGCCAATGAAGCTAGTGCCAGCGTCTTCTCCGCAGTGGTACCTCCAGCTCCCCAAGTAACTGTGATGAATAGTGGATCTAAGGCAGACATACGATGCATACGTTCCATCAAGTTCCTTGTCCCCAAATCAGTCTTTGGTGGGAAGAATTCCAACGATATAAATGGGGAAGCCCTTTCATGGTATAAATCTCTGATGGACATGCTTAAGGAGTCTAATCAAGTTGTCTCGTCCAATATCCTTGAAAATGCACAAACTTGACCAAATATATGGTAATTTGAAAGCTTCAATTGTGTCTTACAATGCCAGTTAGCAAATTCAAACGCCCTTTGCTTGCTTTATTCTATGACTGTCCTCCGTCATTGAAAGTAAAAAATGCTTCAGTTATCGACTGAAAAAGGCTATACACAATGTCAGCATCGCGTCTAatatgagaaaaaaaaagtcgGGCGAGTAAACTTTCGTCTGCGTGGCGTAGAGGAAAGGAAGTGCTTAGGAAGATGCAGGATATCGAAATGCTTTCGGTGTGTCATTGTTAAAATGCGTGGTATATAGTAGCATTTTGTGCCATTGAAGATATTTCGCGGATGTCCCAATTATTTTATCAAGGGGATTCCGATGACGAGCTACAAGAGGAGCTAACTAGGCAGACAGCTCAGGTATCCCAAAGTTCTAAAAACGGAAATAAAGATGGGGTCAGCGATGCAGATCATTCTGATATAGTCGCCAATGAGGGTGCCAAGCTTTTGGATGAGGGTACTGTACTATATCCATTGATACCGAATGAACCAGATGACATAGAGACGTCTAAGCCCAATATAAACGATATCAGACCAGTTGATATTCAGTTGACTTTACCATTATCATTTCAACAGAAGGTAGTAGAGAGTTCGTTGATTGCCGAAGATGCGTTGGTCATAATGGGTAAGGGACTAGGCCTTCTCGATATAGTGGCTAATTTGCTGCATGTTTTGGCTACACCAACCTCCATTAACGGACAACTGAAGAGAGCGCTGGTTCTAGTACTATGTGCGAAGCCTATAGATAATGTGAGAATTAGGGAAGCCTTAGAGGAATTATCGTGGTTTACTAATACTGGAAAGGACAAAGCAGAGACTACTGTGGAGGATGATGACGAACTCTTTGAAAGGCCTTTTAGCGTAGTTACTGCAGATTCTCTGAgtgttgaaaaaagaagaaaattgtaTATTTCTGGTGGCATCTTGAGTATTACCTCCAGAATCCTCATTGTGGATCTCCTATCCGGAATCGTCCACCCAAATAGAATTACCGGCATGTTGGTACTGAATGCAGACTCACTTCGGCACAATTCAAATGAATCATTCATATTGGAAATTTACAGATCTAAAAATACTTGGGGCTTTATTAAGGCCTTTTCTGAGGCACCAGAGTCCTTTGTCATGGAATTTTCGCCTCTCAgaacgaaaatgaaagagtTACGTCTAAAAAATGTTTTACTGTGGCCGAGGTTTAGGGTAGAGGTATCTTCATGTTTGAATGCTATAGATGAACATAACAAAGTTATCGAAGTGAAAGTGTCACTTACGAATTCCATGTCTCAAATTCAATTTGGCTTGATGGaatgtttgaaaaaatgtattGCTGAATTGAGCAGGAAAAACCCCGAATTAGCATTAGAGTGGTGGAATATAGAAAACGCTCTGGATATAAATTTTATCAGATCAATTGACTCGGTAATGGTACCAAACTGGCACCGGATTTCTTATGAATCAAAACAACTGGTTAAGGATATAAGATTTTTACGTCGCCTCTTGAAGATGCTCGTAGCCTCTGATGCCgtcgatttttttggagaaatTCAATTAAGTTTGGATGCCAACAAACCGTCAGTATCCCGAAAATATACAGAATCACCATGGTTATTGGTGGATGAAGCACAATTAGTGATCTCATATgcgaaaaaaagaattttttacaaaaatgaatataatTTAGAGGAGAATCCAAAATGGGAACAACTAATACATGTATTAAATGACATTGCACATGAGAGAATGAGTAAGAGCTTCCAAGGGCCTACTTTGATTGCCTGTTCCGATAATGCTACATGTTTACAACTAGCAAAGATCTTGAATGCTTCAAACAAGAGGAGAGGAATGCGTCAGGTGCTTTTAAATAAGCTGGAATGGTATAGAAAACGGCGAGAGGAAACGAAAAAGTTGGTTAAGGACGTTCAAAGCCAAGATACTTTTCCGGAGAGTGCAACATTAAACGTTAGCTCGACATTTTACAAAGAACAAGTTACCACAAAAAGAAGGAGGACAAGAGGTGCATCGCAGGTTGCGGCCGTTGATAAGCTGAGAAATGCGGGGATTAATGTGGATATGGAGGAAGTTTTAGAGGATCAAAAGTTGgctgaagaaatcaaaaaggaaaatagtGATAATCTGAATGATGGTCAAAAGGAAGACGCTAATATGAATCATGAAGAAGACGCTGCAGACGACTCAAAAATCTTCGAAATACAAGAACATGACAATGAAGTGATGATCGATGAGGGCGACAATGAACTTGACAATGAAGAATTAGAGTATGCGGAGGAACTTCCCCAGCATGTGGCAGCTCACTTCGATAAAAAATCATGGGATGAATACTGCAGTGAGTATGAATATGTCGATCGTGAAGATGAAGTTTTGATATCTACCTTCAAGAGTCTCAATGATAACTGCTCATTGCAGGAAATGATGCCTTCTTATATTATAATGTTCGAACCTGATGTATCGTTTATTAGGCAAATTGAAGTTTATAAGGCCATAGTAAAGGACTTGCAACCGAAGGTATATTTTATGTATTATGGTGAGAgtattgaagaacaaagtCATCTGACCGCGATCAAAAGAGAGAAGGATGCCTTCACAAAGTTGATTCGGGAGAATGCAATTCTGTCGCATCATTTTGAAACAAGTGAAGATCTTTCCCATTACAAAAATTTAGCTGAAAGGAAGTTgaaactttcaaaattgcGAAAATCAAACACCAGAAATGCAGGGGGGCAGCACGGATTCCATAATTTCACTCAGGATGTGGTCATTGTGGATACACGTGAGTTTAACGCTTCATTACCTGGTCTACTTTATCGATATGGTATCAGGGTTATTCCCTGTATGTTGACAGTTGGTGATTATGTGATAACTCCGGACATCTGTCTCGAAAGGAAATCAATTTCTGATTTAATTGGTTCACTACAGAATAACAGATTAGCTGCCcaatgtaaaaaaatgctaaaACACTATAAATATCCGACTCTTTTAATTGAGTTTGACGAAGGACAGTCGTTTTCTTTGGAACCTTTCAgcgaaagaagaaattttaagaATAAAGACATATCAACTGTTCACCCTATATCGAGCAAGCTCTCTCAGGACGAGATTCAGTTAAAATTAGCCAAGCTGGTATTAAGATTTCCCACTCTGAAGATTATATGGTCTTCTTCACCACTTCAAACTGTAAATATAATTTTAGAGTTAAAATTAGGGCGTGAACAACCAGACCCGAGTGATGCAGTCATATTAGGAACAAACAAAACCATATCGCATGCCAAGAGTAGCGCGTCAGTGGGCTTAAAAAATGGCGATAATGAAtccaaattcaagaagttATTGAATATTCCTGGAGTGTCAAAGATTGATTATTTCAATTTAcgcaaaaaaatcaaaagctTCAATAAACTTCAAAGGCTTTCCTGGAACGAGATTAATGAACTTATTAACGATGAGGATTTGACGGATAGAATATATTACTTCTTGAGAacagaagaggaagaacaaGAGCAAGAGATTAAAGATTATGATGCCGAATTACACATTAAGGCAAcagatgacgatgatgacgatgatgacgatgatgtTTTGGAGGCGCTCATGTAATATTTCGTAGTCTCGTAAGCTCTGTTGGAGCACCAATTTGGGTATAATTGGATTAGCCCGATAGTATTTATATGCCGACTTTATTTGTATAATTCGTaggttgaaaaaatggtttGAATCCTTGCcctaatttttcactcCTTTGAAATATTCATTTCTTCCACTGTAAGTGCTCCTTAAAAGTTTCTCAGTTAATACATACTGTCCACGTATACTTTATTTCTCTCTGACTTTACTGCAGAAGTTCGTGATGTCTAAATGATTGCCAATCTCAAAATCAATGCCGCCTTGAATTCACTAAACAAAACAAAGCCCATTCTTATTGCAATTATGATTTTCCGAGGCAACACTCCATATGGAAACCAAAAGTGTGCATGCTGTCCGGAAAAAGGAATAAAGGTAGATGAACGTCTTTTTTCGTTGGTATGTGCATCCCTTAAAGGATAAACGAAAAACTCTTGAAAGTAATATTGCTTTGAAAATACCAGGTTTTCTTACATTTTTGAAgcatgatttttttttttaaatcaGAGAATACCAACTGCTGAACATGTAAAATTGCTTCAAAGTATGCAACAGTTTGCCCTGTCTTTGTAAGAAGTGACACTATTGTGTCAACTTTGTTGTCCTTTTATGTCAAAAATCAGCCGCGCTTACCTATTGTTCAAGAATTAAGGGTCCACTTTTGAACATTGCCGGGTTTCACAGAAAACATGGCAGCTCCTCAAAGTCATACACCACAAAAGCCATTCTTGTGCtggaaaataatgaatgCGTCAGTAAAAAGCACCTTTTCCGTAgtcattgatttttttgttgtaaaGGTCTACTTTCCTACATAGCAGGCCCTATaaacaacaaagaaatgtttCATAGCTCAAATCCTGGTTGA
Proteins encoded in this window:
- the SMA1 gene encoding Sma1p (similar to Saccharomyces cerevisiae SMA1 (YPL027W)), translating into MACVEGDPNKSLEKVSIKCLFQDSRFKQDSNPHRRFVRFLGKIFKRSVTTETGNHSRELKKKEGVTLLPPVPESLLHKLRFRLESFYFPIKKAQKESEIEESKIVINEKQVRDSVSCFPDENGGSVVFCYLPDLVLYYRPPVKVTGRSCPIKRSPWDSMEIQYQKFMHPLERLEKQFEEVPFRPWYFAMRLKELYRCCERSLTNAANRGKTRLLRGKQRTKKSYHKTVNLVSMKISTHSNASSHR
- the SKS1 gene encoding putative serine/threonine protein kinase SKS1 (similar to Saccharomyces cerevisiae VHS1 (YDR247W) and SKS1 (YPL026C); ancestral locus Anc_8.477), which encodes MLSDCLLNNFRITSQIGSGAYGLVFHVVDILTSREYAIKTVFKSSSMDEFYNKNGLNNNSQVARATLLQTQLYHFFKSFQKKLFLPSVDLDSILQLTENELNRLPHYREIAFQLKVQSHGNIVKIHQVLESSIATFIVMDYYDRDLFTSIVDHKHFTNDGVLIKKVFLQLCSALDHCHRLGIYHCDIKPENVLLDRNDNAYLCDFGLSTKSKYLAPNVCVGSSYYMAPERILYCLNTTTNGIHVDECCSSLPTDTGDIWSLGIILINLTCIRNPWLKAHQKEDNTFHHFANDSNVLKKILPISDELFTVLVKILQLNPYTRIDIKTLVSEVSSITSFTREGPLSKVPAFSSEAYMAHIIRNENLYLDGLSHFAVGKEQQQEQEEEQEEAEPESDIPSTYNSDGSMEKYEYTNNNNNNTFLSSSMDSTPYQSDIDDMGASKDCKFQQDTLRNRLLCLQMNFSTLTDGPNEKWLPDY
- the RMI1 gene encoding Rmi1p (similar to Saccharomyces cerevisiae RMI1 (YPL024W); ancestral locus Anc_8.475), whose product is MSFPSILSQDITDDITPPANSSALGSREQLVFRAYQNEPWLAGIAQNLILDKKLIVVDRELLFQVLMVENITKSKLTLIDDIKTRLNPRNQKVDRLRSGPQVNSAKKYEVITQVNMEDEGNGSDNNRASNNNNNDSTAKNKAVFKLTLQNKSGDVFFAINSTPISWSSCTLGSKIVILPGTVFSRGVFILKDSQVIFLGGINRVWNENRDQKLCDYLESKLRRDKQFVNGGPRKRKAND
- the MET12 gene encoding methylenetetrahydrofolate reductase (NAD(P)H) MET12 (similar to Saccharomyces cerevisiae MET12 (YPL023C); ancestral locus Anc_8.474), with the protein product MSIRDLYHERASPFISLEFFPPKTDLGTRNLMERMHRMSALDPLFITVTWGAGGTTAEKTLALASLAQQTLSIPVCMHLTCTNTDKTIIDDALDRCYAAGVRNILALRGDPPIGEDWLDSQSNESPFKYAVDLVRYIKQRHGDKFCVGVAAYPEGHCEGEAEGNEQDPSKDLVYLKEKVVAGADFVITQLFYDVEKFLTFETLFREQISQDLPLFPGLMPINSYLLFHRAAKLSHASIPPSILNRFPPEIQSDDNAVKSIGVDILIELVQEIYQRTSGRIKGFHFYTLNLEKAIAQIVSQSFVLSHIVNESSEEEGEDETGGEIRSIENVPIEDADGDIVLDDSNEDTAANRKRRRHSSLDSAKLIFNRAIVTEKGLRYNNENGSMPSKKALISISKGHGTLGRDATWDEFPNGRFGDSRSPAYGEIDGYGPSIKVSKNRALELWGTPRTIGDLKDIFIKYLEGSTDAIPWSDLGLSAETALIQEELIQLNYRGYLTLASQPATNATLSSDKIFGWGPAKGRLYQKAFVEMFIHRQQWEATLKPKLDHYGRRKFSYYAGDSSGSFETNLDPHSSSVVTWGVFPNSQVKQTTIIEEESFKAWRDEAFSIWSEWAKLFSRNTPANILLRQVHRDYCLVSIVHHDFKETDELWEMLLD
- the RAD1 gene encoding ssDNA endodeoxyribonuclease RAD1 (similar to Saccharomyces cerevisiae RAD1 (YPL022W); ancestral locus Anc_8.473), with the translated sequence MSQLFYQGDSDDELQEELTRQTAQVSQSSKNGNKDGVSDADHSDIVANEGAKLLDEGTVLYPLIPNEPDDIETSKPNINDIRPVDIQLTLPLSFQQKVVESSLIAEDALVIMGKGLGLLDIVANLLHVLATPTSINGQLKRALVLVLCAKPIDNVRIREALEELSWFTNTGKDKAETTVEDDDELFERPFSVVTADSLSVEKRRKLYISGGILSITSRILIVDLLSGIVHPNRITGMLVLNADSLRHNSNESFILEIYRSKNTWGFIKAFSEAPESFVMEFSPLRTKMKELRLKNVLLWPRFRVEVSSCLNAIDEHNKVIEVKVSLTNSMSQIQFGLMECLKKCIAELSRKNPELALEWWNIENALDINFIRSIDSVMVPNWHRISYESKQLVKDIRFLRRLLKMLVASDAVDFFGEIQLSLDANKPSVSRKYTESPWLLVDEAQLVISYAKKRIFYKNEYNLEENPKWEQLIHVLNDIAHERMSKSFQGPTLIACSDNATCLQLAKILNASNKRRGMRQVLLNKLEWYRKRREETKKLVKDVQSQDTFPESATLNVSSTFYKEQVTTKRRRTRGASQVAAVDKLRNAGINVDMEEVLEDQKLAEEIKKENSDNLNDGQKEDANMNHEEDAADDSKIFEIQEHDNEVMIDEGDNELDNEELEYAEELPQHVAAHFDKKSWDEYCSEYEYVDREDEVLISTFKSLNDNCSLQEMMPSYIIMFEPDVSFIRQIEVYKAIVKDLQPKVYFMYYGESIEEQSHLTAIKREKDAFTKLIRENAILSHHFETSEDLSHYKNLAERKLKLSKLRKSNTRNAGGQHGFHNFTQDVVIVDTREFNASLPGLLYRYGIRVIPCMLTVGDYVITPDICLERKSISDLIGSLQNNRLAAQCKKMLKHYKYPTLLIEFDEGQSFSLEPFSERRNFKNKDISTVHPISSKLSQDEIQLKLAKLVLRFPTLKIIWSSSPLQTVNIILELKLGREQPDPSDAVILGTNKTISHAKSSASVGLKNGDNESKFKKLLNIPGVSKIDYFNLRKKIKSFNKLQRLSWNEINELINDEDLTDRIYYFLRTEEEEQEQEIKDYDAELHIKATDDDDDDDDDDVLEALM